From Molothrus ater isolate BHLD 08-10-18 breed brown headed cowbird chromosome 8, BPBGC_Mater_1.1, whole genome shotgun sequence, a single genomic window includes:
- the STK32C gene encoding serine/threonine-protein kinase 32C isoform X1 — protein sequence MYAMKYMNKQQCIERDEVRNVFRELEILQEIEHVFLVNLWYSFQDEEDMFMVVDLLLGGDLRYHLQQNVQFTEETVKLYICEMALALDYLRSQHIIHRDVKPDNILLDEQGHAHLTDFNIATIIRDGERATALAGTKPYMAPEIFHSFLSGGTGYSFEVDWWSLGIMAYELLRGWRPYDIHSNNPVESLVQLFSTVSVQYSSAWSKEMVALLRKLLTVNPEHRFSCLAHIQASAQLSGVVWSDVSEKRVEPAFVPNKGRLHCDPTFELEEMILESRPLHKKKKRLAKNKSRDNSKDSSQSENDYLQECLEAIQQDFVIFNREKLKKSQEQPSESVSASETTEEAEAEPLHMCSSVCSSGSS from the exons ATGTACGCCATGAAGTACATGAACAAGCAGCAGTGCATCGAGAGGGATGAGGTGCGCAACGTGTTCCGAGAGCTGGAGATCCTGCAGGAGATCGAGCACGTGTTCCTGGTCAATCTCTG GTATTCCTTCCAGGACGAGGAGGACATGTTCATGGTGGTGGACCTGCTCCTGGGAGGTGACCTGCGCTACCACCTGCAGCAGAACGTGCAGTTCACTGAGGAGACAGTCAAACTCTACATCTGTGAGATGGCTCTGGCCCTCGACTACCTGCGGAGCCAGCACATCATCCACAG aGATGTAAAACCAGACAACATCCTCCTCGATGAACAAG GTCATGCCCATTtaacagattttaatattgCAACCATCATTAGGGACGGGGAAAGAGCGACAGCATTGGCTGGGACAAAGCCATACATGG CCCCGGAGATTTTCCACTCCTTCCTGAGCGGCGGGACGGGCTATTCCTTCGAGGTGGACTGGTGGTCCCTGGGCATCATGGCCTACGAGCTGCTGCGGGGCTGG AGGCCGTACGACATCCACTCCAACAACCCCGTGGAGTCCCTGGTGCAGCTCTTCAGCACCGTCAGCGTCCAGTACTCCTCAGCCTGGTCCAAGGAAATGGTCGCGCTGCTGCGCAAG ctgctgacaGTGAATCCTGAGCATCGCTTCTCCTGCCTGGCGCACATCCAGGCCTCGGCTCAGCTCTCGGGCGTGGTGTGGAGCGACGTGAGCGAGAAGCGCGTGGAGCCGGCCTTCGTCCCCAAC AAGGGCCGCCTGCACTGCGACCCCACCTTCGAGCTGGAGGAGATGATTCTGGAGTCAAGGCCCCTgcacaagaagaagaagaggctCGCAAAGAACAAGTCAAGGGATAACAGCAAAGACAGCTCGCAGTCT GAAAATGACTATCTCCAGGAATGCCTTGAAGCCATCCAGCAGGACTTTGTCATCTTCAACAGAGAGAA GCTAAAgaagagccaggagcagcccagcgAGTCCGTGTCTGCCTCTGAGACCACCGAGGAGGCCGAGGCCGAGCCCCTGCACATGTGCAGCTCCGTGTGCTCCTCGGGCAGCAGCTAG
- the STK32C gene encoding serine/threonine-protein kinase 32C isoform X2, with protein MYAMKYMNKQQCIERDEVRNVFRELEILQEIEHVFLVNLWYSFQDEEDMFMVVDLLLGGDLRYHLQQNVQFTEETVKLYICEMALALDYLRSQHIIHRDVKPDNILLDEQGHAHLTDFNIATIIRDGERATALAGTKPYMAPEIFHSFLSGGTGYSFEVDWWSLGIMAYELLRGWRPYDIHSNNPVESLVQLFSTVSVQYSSAWSKEMVALLRKLLTVNPEHRFSCLAHIQASAQLSGVVWSDVSEKRVEPAFVPNKGRLHCDPTFELEEMILESRPLHKKKKRLAKNKSRDNSKDSSQSENDYLQECLEAIQQDFVIFNREK; from the exons ATGTACGCCATGAAGTACATGAACAAGCAGCAGTGCATCGAGAGGGATGAGGTGCGCAACGTGTTCCGAGAGCTGGAGATCCTGCAGGAGATCGAGCACGTGTTCCTGGTCAATCTCTG GTATTCCTTCCAGGACGAGGAGGACATGTTCATGGTGGTGGACCTGCTCCTGGGAGGTGACCTGCGCTACCACCTGCAGCAGAACGTGCAGTTCACTGAGGAGACAGTCAAACTCTACATCTGTGAGATGGCTCTGGCCCTCGACTACCTGCGGAGCCAGCACATCATCCACAG aGATGTAAAACCAGACAACATCCTCCTCGATGAACAAG GTCATGCCCATTtaacagattttaatattgCAACCATCATTAGGGACGGGGAAAGAGCGACAGCATTGGCTGGGACAAAGCCATACATGG CCCCGGAGATTTTCCACTCCTTCCTGAGCGGCGGGACGGGCTATTCCTTCGAGGTGGACTGGTGGTCCCTGGGCATCATGGCCTACGAGCTGCTGCGGGGCTGG AGGCCGTACGACATCCACTCCAACAACCCCGTGGAGTCCCTGGTGCAGCTCTTCAGCACCGTCAGCGTCCAGTACTCCTCAGCCTGGTCCAAGGAAATGGTCGCGCTGCTGCGCAAG ctgctgacaGTGAATCCTGAGCATCGCTTCTCCTGCCTGGCGCACATCCAGGCCTCGGCTCAGCTCTCGGGCGTGGTGTGGAGCGACGTGAGCGAGAAGCGCGTGGAGCCGGCCTTCGTCCCCAAC AAGGGCCGCCTGCACTGCGACCCCACCTTCGAGCTGGAGGAGATGATTCTGGAGTCAAGGCCCCTgcacaagaagaagaagaggctCGCAAAGAACAAGTCAAGGGATAACAGCAAAGACAGCTCGCAGTCT GAAAATGACTATCTCCAGGAATGCCTTGAAGCCATCCAGCAGGACTTTGTCATCTTCAACAGAGAGAAGTGA